Sequence from the Burkholderiaceae bacterium DAT-1 genome:
CGCCCTGCCCAGGCTCGGCGTAAAACAGTTCATCGGCGACCGGATTGTAGATGACAGCAAGGATCGGACGCCCCTGCTGCATCAGCCCGACCGAAATGGCGAAGTAAGGCAAACCATGGACGAAATTGGTGGTGCCATCAATCGGGTCGATCACCCACAGCTTGTCATGCTCGCGCCAGAGATCCTGCTGCTCGGCATCGGTCATTTCCTCACCCAGCACCGGACAATTCACAATGGTGGGGAGGGAGCGCTCCAGTGCATGCTGGGTTTCGACATCTGCCTCGGTGAACAGGGTGCCATCTTCCTTGCGATTGCTGCCGACGCGCAGGAAACGCGGCATCAACTCGGTGGCTGCCGCTTCCTTTACAACCGCTACTACCTGTTCAACCAGAGGGGACATCGTCATGGTGATTCCTGTATTCGGACTATTGCACTGCCCGGCAGACCTGCTTCATTCAAAAAAATAACGCGCGCCTTGCGTTTTGAGCCACTGACGATGCTGTTTCCATGCAGGACAGGCTGACTCGACCAGCGCCCAGAATCGCGGCGAATGATTTAACTCGGCGAGATGGCACAGCTCGTGTACCACCACATAATCGATCACCTCTTTCGGTGCCTGCATCAGCCGCCAGTTGAGGCGAATCGCCCCACTGGCACTGCAGGATCCCCAGCGCCCGCGCGCACCGGTCAGCGCCAGCGATTTCGGGGTCAGACCTCTTTCGGCCGCGATGGCATCAAGCCGCTGGCGGAGATAAACCCGCGCCTCGCGCTGCATCAGCGTCTGCAATTGCTGCGCAGGGCTGTGCGCACTCGTTGCGCTGAGACGAATCTCGCCCGAGGGCACATCCACGCCAACGGGCTTGCCATGCACAATGCGCATTGGACTCCCTAGCCAGTCCACTGTTGCACCAAAGGTAATCTGCGGCACAACCAGCGCTTCGCGTCGGGCCAGGCGATCGAGAATCCAGCGCGCTTTACTGTGCAGGACCTCATCAAGATCACGCATGGGGAAACGGGCGGGCACTGCCACCCGCAATCCGGAGGCATCTACCATCAGGCCGATGCTGCGCCGGGACCGCCGCTCCACCGTGTACTCGATGGATTGACCACCCAGCTCGATGGCACGGCGCACTGCAGAACTAGTCATCCCCGGCTTCGGCAAGCAAATGGTCGACAACATCGGCGAGGTTATCCATCACCAGCGTCGACTCCGGCAATCCGCCAGCTGCCAGCGTGCGCATGCCCTTGCCTGTGCGCACCAGAAAGCTGGGGGCACCCACGGTTTCGGCGGCCTGCACATCGCGCAGACTGTCGCCCACCACCGGTGTGAGCGACAATTTGACATCAAACCGCTGCGCGATATCGAGATACATGCCGGGCGCCGGTTTGCGACAGCTGCATTTCATATCGGCCGTATGCGGGCAGAAGAAAATGCTGTCGACACGGCCTCCCACCTTGGCCAGCAAGCGATGCATTTTGGCGTGCATGGCATTGAGGTCGGCCGTGGTAAAGAACCCGCGGCCAATGCCGGACTGGTTGCTGGCAATCACCACCTTCCAGCCTGCATGGTTCAGCCGCGCAATCGCTTCGAGACTGCCTTCCAGCGGCACCCATTCGGCCGCTGATTTGACGAAATCGTCGCGATCCTTGTTGATGACACCATCACGGTCGAGAATGATCAGTCTGGTCGGCACGTTGATTACTCGGCAAGCAAGGACAAATCAGCGACCTGATTCATCAGCGCGGACAGCGCCGACAACAGGGCCAGACGGTTGTTTCGCACAGCCAGATCATCAGCCATCACCATCACGGTGTCGAAGAAGGCATCGACCGGTGCCTTGAACGCGGCCAGTTGTTTCAGCGCACCGGTGTAATCGTGCGCAGCCAGTGCAGTCTCAATGGCCGGGCTCAGC
This genomic interval carries:
- a CDS encoding inositol monophosphatase family protein, giving the protein MTMSPLVEQVVAVVKEAAATELMPRFLRVGSNRKEDGTLFTEADVETQHALERSLPTIVNCPVLGEEMTDAEQQDLWREHDKLWVIDPIDGTTNFVHGLPYFAISVGLMQQGRPILAVIYNPVADELFYAEPGQGAWMNGQRLPLKKHVPAMSDAVAGVEVKWLGGRLPQRLAAIAPYGSQRNFGASTLDWCFLAAGRLDVYVHGGQKLWDYAAGCLILAEAGGQMTSLYHDDYWDDDVWQRSVIAGLDPQLFSQWMRWVKYNL
- a CDS encoding M48 family metallopeptidase; this translates as MTSSAVRRAIELGGQSIEYTVERRSRRSIGLMVDASGLRVAVPARFPMRDLDEVLHSKARWILDRLARREALVVPQITFGATVDWLGSPMRIVHGKPVGVDVPSGEIRLSATSAHSPAQQLQTLMQREARVYLRQRLDAIAAERGLTPKSLALTGARGRWGSCSASGAIRLNWRLMQAPKEVIDYVVVHELCHLAELNHSPRFWALVESACPAWKQHRQWLKTQGARYFFE
- the gmhB gene encoding D-glycero-beta-D-manno-heptose 1,7-bisphosphate 7-phosphatase; translation: MPTRLIILDRDGVINKDRDDFVKSAAEWVPLEGSLEAIARLNHAGWKVVIASNQSGIGRGFFTTADLNAMHAKMHRLLAKVGGRVDSIFFCPHTADMKCSCRKPAPGMYLDIAQRFDVKLSLTPVVGDSLRDVQAAETVGAPSFLVRTGKGMRTLAAGGLPESTLVMDNLADVVDHLLAEAGDD